One genomic region from Gemmobacter aquarius encodes:
- the ccoP gene encoding cytochrome-c oxidase, cbb3-type subunit III, with amino-acid sequence MCAKQITKKPTQEVGTTGHSWDGIEELNNPLPRWWVWVFYLTIIWSIGYVIAYPAWPLIKGATPGLLQASTRADVQAEIDRFDAANADIKASLVAADLTAIPADKALMAYAEPAGASVFRNNCAQCHGSGAAGVQGKGYPNLLDNDWLWGGDMEAIHTTITHGIRNTMDPDARYSEMPKFGVDGLLEPAQIDAVVEHVLAISGQDHDAAKAAEGATVFADNCAACHGEQGKGDRTVGAPNLTDAIWLYGGDRATINHTVTYARFGVMPPWAARLSEDEIRAVAAYVHSRGGGE; translated from the coding sequence ATGTGCGCCAAGCAAATCACCAAAAAGCCGACCCAAGAGGTCGGCACCACCGGACATAGCTGGGACGGCATCGAAGAGCTGAACAACCCGCTGCCACGCTGGTGGGTCTGGGTGTTCTACCTGACCATCATATGGTCGATCGGCTATGTCATCGCCTATCCGGCATGGCCACTGATCAAGGGTGCGACACCGGGCCTGTTGCAGGCCTCGACCCGCGCCGATGTGCAGGCCGAGATCGACCGCTTCGATGCCGCCAACGCCGACATAAAGGCAAGCCTCGTCGCGGCTGACCTGACGGCGATTCCTGCGGACAAGGCCTTGATGGCCTATGCAGAACCGGCGGGGGCCTCGGTGTTCCGCAACAACTGCGCGCAGTGCCACGGCTCGGGCGCGGCAGGGGTTCAGGGCAAGGGCTATCCCAACCTCTTGGACAACGACTGGCTCTGGGGCGGCGATATGGAGGCGATCCATACCACGATCACCCATGGTATCAGGAACACGATGGACCCCGATGCCCGCTATTCGGAAATGCCGAAATTCGGCGTGGACGGGTTGCTGGAACCGGCGCAGATCGACGCGGTGGTCGAACATGTGCTGGCCATCTCGGGGCAGGATCATGACGCTGCCAAGGCTGCCGAGGGTGCGACGGTCTTTGCCGACAATTGCGCGGCCTGCCACGGCGAGCAGGGCAAGGGCGACCGCACTGTCGGTGCGCCGAACCTGACCGATGCGATCTGGCTCTATGGCGGTGATCGCGCAACGATCAACCACACCGTCACCTATGCCCGCTTCGGCGTGATGCCCCCCTGGGCTGCGCGTCTGAGCGAGGACGAGATCCGCGCAGTTGCCGCCTATGTCCATTCGCGCGGCGGCGGCGAGTAA
- a CDS encoding cbb3-type cytochrome c oxidase subunit 3 — protein sequence MDTYGFLRFIADSWALVALTAVFVGVIFFAYRPGSKRLHDDAAATIFRNDTKPAADDRRGKVEA from the coding sequence ATGGATACCTATGGTTTTCTGCGCTTCATCGCCGACAGCTGGGCGCTGGTCGCCCTGACGGCGGTTTTCGTGGGCGTGATCTTTTTCGCCTATCGTCCCGGATCGAAGCGGCTGCATGACGACGCAGCCGCCACGATCTTCCGCAATGACACGAAACCTGCCGCCGACGACCGTCGCGGCAAAGTGGAGGCGTGA